A window of the Kosakonia radicincitans DSM 16656 genome harbors these coding sequences:
- the nifM gene encoding nitrogen fixation protein NifM translates to MTPWQRFARRRLAITRWQCEPEHIPADQQSAFDDAFTRQCQLEQAVVEVAASAPLPDSVLQSVATSLASWLDGGHFSADERQTVVRHHARMEWQFAEIAGRAPLPDDLQVLAWYQQHQAQFMRPPQRLTSHLLLTVDNDDAAVQRQIRRFHQDISVSRQHFARLAQRHSHCPSALEGGRLGWISQGLLYPELDAALFALAENGLSAPIETRLGWHLLWCEAIRDAAPMPQAEALEKARSYLVRQNQQQYQRQWLAALTRSVMAD, encoded by the coding sequence ATGACGCCGTGGCAACGCTTCGCCCGACGGCGGCTGGCGATAACGCGCTGGCAGTGCGAACCGGAACACATTCCTGCCGATCAACAAAGCGCGTTTGACGATGCCTTCACCCGCCAGTGTCAACTGGAACAGGCGGTGGTGGAAGTTGCCGCCAGTGCCCCCCTGCCGGATAGCGTGCTGCAGAGTGTCGCAACCTCGCTGGCAAGCTGGCTGGATGGCGGGCATTTTTCTGCTGACGAACGGCAGACGGTGGTCCGGCATCATGCCCGCATGGAGTGGCAGTTCGCCGAGATTGCCGGGCGCGCCCCGCTGCCGGACGATTTACAGGTGCTGGCCTGGTATCAGCAACATCAGGCGCAGTTTATGCGCCCGCCGCAGCGGCTGACATCTCACCTGTTGCTGACGGTCGATAACGACGATGCCGCAGTGCAGCGCCAGATCCGCCGTTTTCATCAGGACATTAGCGTCTCGCGCCAGCACTTTGCCCGGCTGGCACAGCGCCACTCCCACTGCCCCAGCGCGCTGGAAGGCGGACGTCTTGGCTGGATAAGCCAGGGGTTGCTCTATCCCGAACTCGACGCTGCGCTGTTTGCGCTGGCGGAAAATGGCCTCAGCGCGCCTATCGAAACCCGCCTCGGCTGGCATCTGTTATGGTGCGAAGCGATCCGTGACGCCGCGCCAATGCCGCAGGCGGAAGCGCTGGAAAAAGCACGAAGCTATTTGGTTCGTCAAAACCAACAGCAGTACCAGCGCCAGTGGCTGGCAGCGTTAACCCGCAGCGTGATGGCGGATTAA
- the nifE gene encoding nitrogenase iron-molybdenum cofactor biosynthesis protein NifE, producing the protein MKGNEILALLDEPACEHNHKQKSGCSAPKPGATAGGCAFDGAQITLLPLSDVAHLVHGPIGCTGSSWDNRGSFSSGPTINRLGFTTDLSEQDVIMGRGERRLFHAVRHIVNRYHPAAVFIYNTCVPAMEGDDIEAVCQAAETATGVPVIAVDVAGFYGSKNLGNRLAGEVMVKKVIGGREPAPWPEDTPFAPAHRHDIGLIGEFNIAGEFWHIQPLLDELGIRVLGSLSGDGRFSEIQTLHRAQVNMLVCSRALINVARSLEQRYGTPWFEGSFYGVRATSDALRQLAALTGDRDLMQRTEQLIAREEQRTEQALAPLRERLRGRKALLYTGGVKSWSVVSALQDLGMEVVATGTRKSTEEDKQRIRELMGTDALMLDEGNARSLLDVVYRYQADMMIAGGRNMYTAYKARLPFLDINQEREHAFAGYRGIVTLAEQLCLTMESPVWPQTHSRAPWQ; encoded by the coding sequence ATGAAGGGGAACGAGATCCTGGCTTTGCTCGATGAACCTGCCTGCGAGCACAACCACAAACAGAAATCCGGCTGCAGTGCGCCGAAACCCGGCGCGACGGCGGGCGGTTGCGCCTTTGACGGTGCGCAGATCACCCTGCTGCCACTCTCCGATGTTGCCCACCTGGTGCACGGCCCCATTGGTTGTACCGGTAGCTCATGGGATAACCGTGGCAGCTTCAGTTCTGGCCCGACGATCAACCGGCTGGGTTTTACCACCGATCTGAGCGAACAGGATGTAATCATGGGGCGCGGCGAACGCCGCCTGTTCCATGCCGTGCGCCATATCGTCAACCGCTACCATCCGGCCGCCGTCTTTATCTATAACACCTGCGTACCGGCGATGGAGGGCGACGATATCGAAGCCGTCTGCCAGGCGGCAGAAACCGCCACCGGCGTACCGGTGATTGCCGTTGATGTCGCCGGGTTTTACGGCAGCAAAAATCTCGGCAACCGGCTGGCCGGTGAAGTGATGGTGAAAAAGGTCATTGGCGGGCGTGAACCTGCGCCGTGGCCGGAAGATACGCCGTTTGCCCCGGCGCATCGCCACGATATCGGGCTGATTGGCGAATTCAATATTGCCGGGGAGTTCTGGCACATCCAGCCGCTGCTTGATGAGTTGGGCATTCGCGTGCTCGGCAGCCTCTCCGGCGACGGGCGCTTCAGTGAGATCCAGACGCTACACCGGGCGCAGGTCAATATGCTGGTCTGCTCCAGGGCGCTGATCAATGTCGCCCGCTCGCTGGAGCAGCGCTACGGCACGCCGTGGTTTGAAGGCAGCTTTTATGGTGTTCGCGCCACGTCCGACGCCCTACGTCAACTGGCGGCGCTGACCGGAGACCGCGATCTGATGCAGCGTACCGAACAGCTTATTGCCCGTGAAGAACAACGAACAGAGCAGGCGCTGGCCCCGCTGCGTGAACGCCTGCGCGGGCGCAAAGCGCTGCTCTATACCGGCGGCGTGAAATCCTGGTCGGTGGTCTCGGCGCTTCAGGATCTGGGCATGGAAGTGGTGGCGACCGGTACGCGCAAATCCACCGAAGAGGATAAACAGCGCATCCGCGAACTGATGGGGACCGACGCGCTGATGCTTGATGAAGGCAACGCCCGCTCGCTGCTGGACGTGGTTTACCGCTACCAGGCGGACATGATGATCGCCGGGGGACGCAATATGTATACCGCCTACAAAGCGCGGCTGCCGTTCCTCGATATCAATCAGGAGCGCGAGCACGCCTTTGCCGGTTACCGCGGCATTGTCACGCTGGCCGAACAGCTCTGCCTGACCATGGAAAGCCCGGTCTGGCCGCAAACCCATTCCCGCGCACCGTGGCAATAA
- the nifS gene encoding cysteine desulfurase NifS, with amino-acid sequence MKQVYLDNNATTRIDPMVLEAMMPFLTEHYGNPSSIHDFGTPSRAALERAHQQVAALLGADHASEIIFTSCATEATSTALHACVELMPERREIITTAVEHPATLAVCEHLERQGYLIHRIGVNSDGALDMEQYRQALSSRVAVVSVMWANNETGVLFPVIEMAAMAQEHGALFHCDAVQVVGKIPLDIGRTQIDMLSCSAHKLHGPKGVGCLYLRRGTRFRPLLRGGHQERGRRAGTENIAGIVGMGTACELAQIHLPGAASLAQLRDRLQEGLIAQVPSVMVMGGNQPRVPGTTNLAFEFIEGEAILLLLNQAGIAASSGSACTSGSLEPSHVMRAMNIPYTAAHGSIRFSLSRYTREKEIDYVIDTLPTIIARLRMLSPYWQEGKPGAAESAFAPLYG; translated from the coding sequence ATGAAACAGGTTTATCTGGATAACAACGCCACCACGCGAATCGATCCAATGGTGCTGGAAGCGATGATGCCCTTTCTGACCGAGCATTATGGCAACCCCTCTTCGATTCATGATTTCGGCACGCCTTCCCGTGCGGCCCTTGAGCGCGCGCACCAGCAGGTTGCTGCCCTGCTTGGCGCCGATCATGCCAGCGAGATTATTTTCACCTCCTGCGCGACCGAAGCCACGTCAACCGCGCTGCACGCCTGCGTGGAACTGATGCCGGAGCGCCGGGAAATCATCACCACCGCGGTCGAGCACCCGGCCACGCTCGCCGTTTGCGAACACCTGGAGCGCCAGGGTTACCTGATCCACCGCATTGGTGTGAATAGCGACGGCGCGCTGGATATGGAGCAGTACCGCCAGGCGCTCAGCTCCCGGGTGGCGGTGGTCAGCGTGATGTGGGCGAACAACGAAACCGGCGTACTGTTTCCGGTGATTGAAATGGCGGCCATGGCGCAGGAACACGGCGCGCTGTTCCACTGCGATGCGGTACAGGTAGTCGGTAAAATTCCGTTGGATATTGGCCGCACGCAGATCGATATGCTCTCCTGCTCGGCGCACAAACTGCACGGACCGAAAGGTGTCGGCTGCCTCTATCTGCGGCGCGGAACGCGTTTTCGTCCGCTGTTGCGCGGAGGCCATCAGGAGCGCGGACGCCGCGCAGGGACGGAAAACATCGCCGGGATTGTCGGCATGGGCACAGCCTGCGAACTGGCGCAGATCCATCTGCCCGGTGCCGCCTCGCTGGCGCAACTGCGCGATCGACTGCAGGAAGGGCTTATCGCGCAGGTGCCTTCCGTGATGGTGATGGGCGGCAACCAGCCGCGCGTACCCGGCACCACCAATCTGGCGTTTGAGTTTATCGAAGGGGAAGCCATTTTATTGCTGCTGAACCAGGCGGGAATTGCGGCGTCGAGCGGCAGCGCCTGTACCTCCGGTTCGCTGGAGCCTTCGCATGTCATGCGAGCGATGAACATTCCTTACACCGCCGCGCACGGCAGTATTCGTTTCTCGCTGTCACGCTACACGCGTGAAAAAGAGATCGACTACGTGATCGACACCCTGCCAACGATTATTGCCCGCCTGCGGATGCTCTCGCCCTACTGGCAGGAGGGAAAACCCGGGGCGGCTGAATCGGCATTTGCGCCGTTATACGGCTAA
- a CDS encoding nitrogenase-stabilizing/protective protein NifW, whose translation MEWFYQIPGVDELDTAESFFEFFSVPYDPLVLRHCCLPVLREFHQRLRQNVPLRNMLEEAPRAPWLLARRLLTESYQHYLPERTP comes from the coding sequence ATGGAGTGGTTTTATCAAATCCCCGGCGTGGATGAGCTCGATACCGCCGAGTCTTTTTTTGAATTCTTCAGCGTGCCGTATGATCCGCTGGTGCTGCGCCACTGCTGTCTGCCGGTGCTGCGGGAGTTTCACCAGCGGCTGCGGCAAAACGTACCGCTGCGCAATATGCTTGAAGAGGCGCCCCGCGCCCCGTGGCTGCTGGCGCGCCGGTTGCTGACGGAGAGCTATCAGCACTACCTTCCGGAGCGTACCCCATGA
- a CDS encoding NifB/NifX family molybdenum-iron cluster-binding protein: MQHVSRQFSTICDSEWSMRVAFASSDYHHVDQHFGATPRLVVYGVKEDDVTLLRVVDFSVLPGHQQEKLTSRINALEDCVTLYCVAIGEAVFRQLLQVGVRAVRVPADTTIVGLLQEIQHYWYDKEQRRSARSRNTDRFAGLLLEDEWQEEDER, translated from the coding sequence ATGCAACATGTTAGCCGACAATTCAGCACCATTTGCGACAGTGAATGGTCGATGAGAGTGGCCTTTGCCAGTTCCGATTACCACCATGTCGATCAGCATTTCGGCGCCACGCCGCGGCTGGTGGTGTACGGTGTCAAAGAGGATGACGTCACCCTGCTGCGGGTGGTGGATTTCTCGGTACTGCCCGGCCATCAGCAGGAGAAACTGACCAGCCGGATTAACGCGCTGGAGGATTGCGTGACGCTCTACTGCGTGGCGATCGGCGAGGCGGTTTTTCGCCAGCTTTTACAGGTCGGCGTGCGCGCGGTGCGCGTTCCGGCAGATACAACGATTGTCGGGCTGTTGCAGGAAATCCAACACTACTGGTACGACAAAGAGCAGCGAAGAAGCGCGCGCAGCCGTAATACCGATCGCTTCGCAGGGCTGCTGCTGGAAGATGAGTGGCAGGAAGAGGATGAGCGCTGA
- a CDS encoding NifB/NifX family molybdenum-iron cluster-binding protein, translating to MSDNDTLFWRMLALFQALPELQPAQIMAWLTGDCDEALTPELLASLDQRHLEQRFPHEDALMSAGRWARVNACLKGDLPTHLRVLDHTARRPQLIVAFCSQDGLAINGHFGQGRLFFIYAFDDQGGWLYDLRRYAASPQDKEPNESRAQLLGDCHLLFCEAIGGPAAARLIRHNIHPMKVTPGQTITSQCDAIKTLLNGQLPPWLAKRLERANPLEERVF from the coding sequence ATGTCCGACAACGATACCCTTTTCTGGCGAATGCTGGCGCTGTTCCAGGCGCTGCCGGAACTGCAACCCGCGCAAATCATGGCGTGGCTGACCGGCGACTGCGATGAGGCGCTGACGCCGGAGCTGTTGGCCTCGCTGGATCAACGCCATCTGGAGCAGCGCTTTCCTCACGAGGACGCATTAATGTCCGCCGGGCGCTGGGCACGGGTAAACGCGTGCCTGAAAGGCGATCTGCCCACCCACTTGCGCGTGCTCGACCACACGGCGCGTCGCCCGCAGCTGATTGTCGCCTTCTGCTCGCAGGATGGGCTGGCAATCAACGGTCATTTCGGCCAGGGGCGGCTGTTTTTTATTTATGCCTTTGATGATCAGGGTGGCTGGCTGTATGACTTACGTCGTTACGCCGCCAGCCCGCAGGACAAAGAGCCCAACGAGAGCCGCGCGCAACTGCTCGGCGATTGCCATCTGCTGTTTTGCGAAGCGATTGGCGGCCCCGCCGCTGCCCGCCTGATCCGCCACAATATCCATCCGATGAAAGTCACCCCAGGCCAGACCATTACCTCGCAGTGCGACGCCATTAAAACGCTACTCAACGGGCAACTGCCGCCGTGGCTGGCAAAACGCCTTGAGCGCGCCAACCCACTGGAAGAACGGGTGTTCTGA
- the nifN gene encoding nitrogenase iron-molybdenum cofactor biosynthesis protein NifN — MAEIIRSKKPLAVSPVKSGQPLGAILASMGFEQSIPLVHGAQGCSAFAKVFFIQHFHDPIPLQSTAMDPTSTIMGADENIFTALNVLCSRNNPKAIVLLSTGLSEAQGSDISRVVRQFRDEFPRHKGVALLTVNTPDFYGSLENGYSAVLESMVEQWVPEKPQPGVRNRRVNLLLSHLLTPGDVELLRSYVEAFGLQPVIVPDLSQSLDGHLASGDFSPITQGGSSLRLIEQMGQSLGTFAIGVSLSRAAQLLAQRSHAEVVTLPHLMTMSQCDTFIHQLKRLSGRDVPAWIERQRGQLQDAMIDCHMWLQGAPVALAAEGDLLAAWCDFARDMGMVPGPVVAPVSQKGLQDLPVEKVIIGDLEDMQDLLCETPASLLVSNSHAVDLASQFNIPLVRAGFPLFDRLGEFRRVRQGYAGMRDTLFELANALRDRHHHLAAYHSPLRQRFYEPASSGGDYATC; from the coding sequence ATGGCAGAAATTATCCGTAGTAAAAAGCCGCTGGCCGTCAGTCCGGTAAAAAGCGGCCAGCCGCTGGGCGCGATTCTGGCGAGCATGGGCTTTGAACAGAGCATTCCGCTGGTTCATGGCGCTCAGGGGTGCAGCGCCTTCGCGAAGGTCTTTTTTATCCAGCATTTTCACGATCCGATCCCGCTGCAATCGACGGCAATGGACCCAACCTCCACCATTATGGGCGCCGATGAGAACATCTTTACCGCGCTGAATGTGTTGTGCTCGCGCAACAACCCGAAAGCGATTGTTCTGCTGAGCACCGGCCTTTCTGAGGCGCAGGGTAGCGATATTTCGCGCGTGGTGCGCCAGTTCCGCGATGAATTCCCGCGCCATAAAGGGGTGGCGCTGCTGACCGTTAACACGCCGGATTTTTACGGCAGCCTGGAAAACGGCTACAGCGCGGTGCTGGAGAGCATGGTTGAACAGTGGGTGCCGGAAAAACCGCAGCCGGGCGTGCGCAATCGCCGCGTGAACCTGCTGCTCAGCCATTTGCTGACGCCGGGCGACGTCGAGCTGCTGCGCAGTTATGTCGAGGCATTTGGCCTGCAACCGGTGATTGTACCGGATCTCTCCCAGTCGCTGGACGGCCATCTCGCCAGCGGGGATTTCTCGCCGATTACCCAGGGCGGCAGCAGCCTGCGGCTGATTGAACAGATGGGACAGAGCCTTGGCACCTTCGCTATTGGCGTTTCCCTCTCCCGCGCCGCACAGTTACTGGCGCAGCGCAGCCATGCGGAGGTCGTGACGTTGCCGCACCTGATGACCATGAGCCAGTGCGATACGTTTATTCATCAACTGAAGCGCCTCTCCGGGCGCGATGTTCCGGCGTGGATCGAGCGCCAGCGCGGGCAATTGCAGGATGCGATGATCGATTGCCATATGTGGTTACAGGGCGCGCCTGTCGCGCTGGCCGCCGAGGGCGATCTGCTCGCCGCCTGGTGCGATTTCGCCCGCGATATGGGCATGGTTCCCGGCCCGGTGGTGGCGCCGGTGAGCCAGAAAGGGTTGCAGGATCTGCCGGTCGAAAAAGTGATCATCGGCGATCTGGAGGATATGCAGGATCTGCTGTGCGAAACGCCTGCATCGCTGCTGGTGTCCAATTCTCATGCCGTTGATTTGGCCAGCCAGTTCAACATTCCGCTGGTGCGCGCCGGTTTCCCCCTGTTTGACCGTCTGGGCGAATTTCGCCGCGTGCGCCAGGGTTACGCCGGGATGCGCGACACCTTGTTTGAGCTGGCGAATGCGCTGCGCGATCGCCACCATCATCTTGCCGCTTATCACTCGCCGCTGCGCCAGCGTTTTTACGAACCCGCATCTTCGGGAGGTGACTATGCAACATGTTAG
- a CDS encoding nitrogen fixation protein NifZ produces MRQKFDFGEEVRVTRAIRNDGTMRGFARGDLLVRRGSTGFVREWGTFLMDQIIYQVHFLDDDLVVGCREQELLPLSVPWHAGQFQYGDRVACRHALSVNGEVVVAAGEHGRIEGTDQGEGGESYTVTFSGRWFQVPASAMILLEADA; encoded by the coding sequence ATGAGACAAAAATTCGATTTTGGCGAAGAGGTGCGCGTTACTCGCGCCATTCGCAATGACGGCACCATGCGCGGCTTTGCGCGCGGCGACCTGCTGGTTCGTCGCGGCAGTACCGGTTTTGTCCGTGAATGGGGCACATTTTTGATGGATCAGATTATCTATCAGGTACATTTTCTCGATGATGATTTGGTGGTTGGCTGCCGCGAGCAGGAGCTACTGCCGCTTTCTGTGCCGTGGCACGCCGGGCAGTTTCAGTATGGCGATCGGGTTGCCTGCCGCCACGCGCTGTCGGTAAATGGCGAAGTGGTGGTCGCCGCCGGAGAGCATGGCCGTATTGAAGGAACAGACCAGGGCGAAGGCGGAGAGAGTTACACCGTCACGTTTTCCGGACGCTGGTTCCAGGTGCCCGCCAGCGCCATGATCCTGCTGGAGGCTGACGCATGA
- the nifU gene encoding Fe-S cluster assembly protein NifU, with protein sequence MWNYSEKVKDHFFNPRNARVVENANAVGDVGSLSCGDALRLMLRVDPQDETILEAGFQTFGCGSAIASSSALTELIIGRTLAQAEQVTNQQIADYLDGLPPQKMHCSVMGQEALRAAIANYRGETLEDDHEEGALICKCFGVDEGQIRRAVLSNGLTTLEEVINYTKAGGGCTSCHEKIELALADILAQHPQVAAPVATTKDPHWQEVVDAITELRPHIQADGGDMALLSVANHKVTVSLSGSCSGCMMTDMTLAWLQQKLMERTGCYMEVVAAEAAAY encoded by the coding sequence ATGTGGAATTACTCCGAGAAAGTGAAAGATCATTTTTTTAATCCCCGTAACGCCCGGGTGGTGGAAAACGCCAACGCCGTGGGTGATGTGGGATCGTTAAGCTGTGGCGATGCGTTACGGCTGATGCTGCGAGTGGATCCGCAAGATGAAACCATTCTTGAGGCCGGGTTTCAGACCTTTGGCTGCGGCAGCGCAATTGCCTCTTCTTCCGCCTTAACGGAACTGATTATCGGCCGCACACTGGCGCAGGCCGAACAGGTCACCAACCAACAAATTGCCGATTATCTTGACGGTTTACCGCCGCAAAAAATGCACTGCTCGGTCATGGGCCAGGAAGCGCTGCGCGCTGCCATCGCCAACTACCGCGGCGAAACGCTGGAAGATGACCACGAAGAAGGCGCATTGATTTGTAAGTGCTTTGGCGTGGATGAAGGACAGATTCGCCGCGCGGTGCTGAGTAACGGGTTGACCACGCTGGAAGAGGTGATCAACTACACCAAAGCAGGCGGCGGCTGTACTTCGTGTCATGAAAAAATCGAACTGGCGCTGGCGGATATTCTCGCGCAGCACCCGCAGGTCGCCGCGCCGGTTGCGACAACCAAAGATCCGCACTGGCAGGAAGTGGTTGATGCCATCACTGAACTGCGCCCGCATATTCAGGCCGATGGCGGCGATATGGCGCTGCTCAGCGTGGCAAATCATAAAGTCACGGTCAGCCTCTCCGGCAGTTGTAGCGGCTGCATGATGACCGACATGACGCTCGCCTGGTTACAGCAAAAACTGATGGAACGCACCGGCTGTTATATGGAAGTCGTGGCCGCTGAAGCCGCAGCGTATTAA
- the nifV gene encoding homocitrate synthase — MNVLINDTTLRDGEQSPGVAFLASEKIAIAEALFAAGITALEVGTPAMGDEERQRILQVRRHLPAATLMSWCRMNRDEIHQSADLGMDWVDISLPASDKLRQYKLREPLPQLLDKLGSLIAQARTLGMQVCVGCEDASRASDQTLNQIADIAREAGAKRLRFADTLGLLDPFTTTTRIQALGEYWPGEIEMHAHNDLGLATANTLAAVRAGATSVNTTVLGLGERAGNAALETVALSLSRCLQRDCGVDFTRLPSLCQTVADATQRAIDPQQPLVGAQVFTHESGVHVAALLRDRESYQAIDPALMGREYRLVLGKHSGRQAVDGVFARMGYHLDTLQIDLLLPAIRRFAERWKRTPKEDELVAIYDALCGESAHFARG; from the coding sequence ATGAATGTGCTTATCAACGACACCACCCTGCGCGACGGCGAACAGAGCCCGGGCGTCGCGTTTCTCGCCAGCGAGAAAATCGCCATCGCCGAGGCGCTGTTTGCGGCGGGCATTACCGCGCTTGAAGTCGGCACGCCAGCGATGGGCGACGAGGAGCGCCAGCGCATTTTGCAGGTGCGCCGGCATTTGCCCGCGGCAACGCTGATGTCCTGGTGTCGGATGAACCGCGACGAGATCCACCAGAGCGCGGATCTCGGTATGGACTGGGTGGATATCTCCCTGCCCGCTTCGGATAAGCTGCGCCAGTACAAGCTTCGCGAACCGCTGCCGCAGTTGCTCGATAAACTGGGCTCGCTGATTGCACAAGCGCGGACGCTGGGCATGCAGGTCTGTGTCGGCTGTGAGGATGCCTCACGCGCCAGCGATCAGACGCTGAACCAGATTGCCGATATCGCCCGCGAGGCGGGCGCGAAACGGCTGCGTTTCGCTGACACTCTCGGCCTGCTCGATCCCTTTACCACCACCACCCGCATTCAGGCGCTTGGCGAATACTGGCCGGGCGAAATCGAAATGCACGCCCACAACGATCTGGGGCTGGCGACCGCCAATACGCTGGCGGCGGTACGCGCCGGAGCCACCAGCGTCAACACAACCGTGCTGGGGCTGGGCGAACGCGCAGGCAATGCCGCGCTGGAAACCGTTGCGCTGAGCCTGAGCCGCTGTCTGCAACGGGATTGCGGCGTTGATTTTACGCGCCTGCCGTCCCTGTGCCAGACCGTGGCCGACGCGACACAGCGGGCGATTGACCCGCAGCAACCGCTGGTCGGTGCGCAGGTGTTCACCCATGAATCCGGCGTTCATGTCGCCGCGCTGCTGCGCGATCGCGAAAGCTATCAGGCGATTGATCCGGCGCTAATGGGGCGCGAGTACCGGCTGGTGCTGGGCAAACACTCCGGTCGCCAGGCGGTGGATGGCGTCTTCGCCCGCATGGGGTATCACCTCGATACCCTACAAATCGATCTGCTGCTGCCGGCGATCCGCCGCTTTGCCGAGCGCTGGAAACGCACGCCGAAAGAGGATGAGCTGGTGGCAATTTACGATGCGCTGTGCGGGGAATCCGCACACTTTGCGAGGGGCTGA
- a CDS encoding flavodoxin, producing the protein MANIGIFFGTDTGKTRKIAKMIHQKLGAAADAPVNINRTDLDTFLSYPVLLLGTPTLGDGQLPGLDAGCEEASWGEFVAQLDSNSLSGKTVALFGLGDQVGYPDNFVSGLRPLYDALKNSGAQIVGHWPNEGYEFNASSALEADKFVGLVIDQDNQYDLTDERLDAWLETLKPVFL; encoded by the coding sequence ATGGCTAACATTGGAATTTTTTTCGGTACCGATACGGGCAAAACCCGCAAGATTGCCAAAATGATCCACCAAAAACTGGGTGCGGCGGCCGATGCGCCGGTGAATATCAACCGTACCGATCTCGACACGTTTCTCTCTTATCCGGTACTGCTGCTGGGGACGCCGACGCTCGGCGACGGGCAACTGCCAGGGCTGGATGCGGGCTGTGAGGAGGCGTCATGGGGAGAGTTTGTCGCCCAGCTTGATAGCAACAGCCTGAGCGGTAAAACCGTGGCGCTGTTTGGTCTTGGCGATCAGGTGGGCTACCCGGATAACTTTGTCAGCGGCCTGCGCCCGCTGTATGACGCGCTGAAAAACAGCGGTGCGCAGATTGTCGGCCACTGGCCGAATGAAGGCTATGAATTCAATGCCTCGTCGGCGCTGGAAGCGGATAAATTTGTCGGCTTAGTGATCGATCAGGACAATCAGTATGACCTGACCGACGAGCGCCTGGATGCCTGGCTGGAAACGCTTAAGCCGGTGTTTTTGTAA